Genomic window (Eubalaena glacialis isolate mEubGla1 chromosome 6, mEubGla1.1.hap2.+ XY, whole genome shotgun sequence):
AAAATATGATTGGAGTCAGTTTAGAGGCAGAAATATTACAATTGTGatacatattgtataattaagAGAAATGATGAGACGAGCATAAGATTCCTGAGATGTTAAGAAGGCAGATGGGAGATTTGAATCTCCTCGGGGCCGAGGTACGTGCCCGCGCAGAGGTGAGGTTGCGCGGCAGTTTTTTCAGCAGGGCCGTGCAGCCTAGTGGGGCACAGGGCGGCCCGAGAGATGGTGGAAGGACCGGGCTGTACTCTCAATGGAGAGAAGATTCGGGCGCGAGTGCGCCGGGGCCAGGCGGTGACGGACATGCGGGGCCGAGCGCTGCAGAGCCCAGGGGTGCCCGGCTCGCCGCCCTCAGCCTCTGGGGCTGCAGGCTCCTCACAGGCTGCTGCactgaataataataaagactACAGCCAGAATTTCTTGAGACTGTTTAATGGACACATTTACAGTGGCGTGGAAACTTTGGGGAAGGAGCTCTTTATGTACTTTGGGCCAAAAGCTTTATGGATTCATTTTGGAATGAAAGGCTCCCTCGTGATTAATCCAGTtaagtctaaaaataaaaatggacttTCTCCTGTTTTTGAAGTACAGCTCACCAAAGATCTGATTTGTTTCTTTGACTCATCAGTAGAAATCAGAAACTCAGCAGAAAGCCAACAGAGAATAAGAATGATGGAAGAATTAGATGCATGTTCACCTAACTTTAGTTTCTCAAGAGCAGAAAGTGAAGTGAAAAAGCAGAGAGGACGGATGCTATGTGACGTGTTAATGGATCAGAAAGTGTTGCCCGGGGTGGGAAACATCATCAAAAATGAAGCTCTCTTTGACAGTGGTCTCCATCCTGCTGTTAAAGTTTGTCAGTTAACACATGAACAGACACATCACCTTGTGAAAATGATACGTGATTTCAGCCTTCTTTTTTACAGGTGCCACAAAGCAGGATCTGCTGTCTCTAACCACTATAAGGTTTACAAGCGTCCTAATTGTGGTCAGTGCTGCTGCAAAATAACTGTGTGTCGCTTAGGGGAGAATAAGAGAATGACATATTTCTGTCCTCACTGTCAGAAGGAAAATCCTCAACATGCTGACATATGCTTGCAAGATGTTGGTTCTCAGGCCAGAGGTCGGGACCAAGCTCCTATGGTggaagctctgagtccaaaccactggactaacagagaacctcagaccccagggaatattaatcggagtAAGGCCTCCCGGAGGtcttcatctcagcaccaagacctggatctatccaactgcctgcaaactccagtgctggacgtctcaggccaaacaaccagtaagacaggaatacagcaccacctatcaaaaagaggaaacaaacaaacaaaaaaaaagatgaaaccacggaaaaatatgttacagatgaaggagcaaggtaaaaacctacaagaccaaataaatgaagacgaaataggcaacctaactgaaaaagagttcagagtattgatagtaaagatgatccgaaATCTGGGagacagaatagagaaaatgcaagaaacacttaccaaggatctagaagaactaaagagcaaacaaacagagatgaacaacacaattactgaaattaaaaatattctagaaggaaccagtagcagaataactgaggcagaagaacagataagtgagctggaagataaaatggtggaaataactgccagagagcagaaaagaaaaaacaatgaaaagaattgaggacagtctcaagagacctctgggacaacattaaacgaacCAACATTCGAAGTATagcggtcccagaagaagaagagaaagaaaaggggggttgagaaaatatttgaagagattatagtcgaaaacttccctaacgtgggaaaggaaatagtcaatcaagtccaggaaacacagtaccatacaggataaacccaaagagaaacacaccaagacacatattaatgaaactatcaaaaattaaatacgaagaaaaaatattgaaagcagcaaggggaaagcagcaaataacatacaaactattagagctaatcaatgaatttgatagagtagcgggatacaaaattaatgcacagaaatctcttgcattcctatacactaatgatgaaaaatctgaaagagaaattaaggaaacactcccatttaccactgcaacaaaaagaataaaatacctaggaataaacctacctaaggagacaaaagacctgtatgcagaaatctacaagacactgatgaaagtaattaaagatgatacaaacagatggagagatataccatgttcttggattggaagaatcagtactgtgaaaatgactatactacccaaagcaatctacagagtcaatgcaatccctatcaaattaccaatggcatttttcacagaactagaacaaaaaatttcacaatttgcatggaaacacaaaagaccccgaatagccaaagcaatcttgaaaaagaaagataaacggagctggaggaatcaggctcccagactcagactatactacaaagcgacagtaatcaagacggtatggtactggcacaaaaacagaaatatagatcaatggaacaggatagaaagcccagagataaacccat
Coding sequences:
- the LOC133092964 gene encoding endonuclease 8-like 3 gives rise to the protein MVEGPGCTLNGEKIRARVRRGQAVTDMRGRALQSPGVPGSPPSASGAAGSSQAAALNNNKDYSQNFLRLFNGHIYSGVETLGKELFMYFGPKALWIHFGMKGSLVINPVKSKNKNGLSPVFEVQLTKDLICFFDSSVEIRNSAESQQRIRMMEELDACSPNFSFSRAESEVKKQRGRMLCDVLMDQKVLPGVGNIIKNEALFDSGLHPAVKVCQLTHEQTHHLVKMIRDFSLLFYRCHKAGSAVSNHYKVYKRPNCGQCCCKITVCRLGENKRMTYFCPHCQKENPQHADICLQDVGSQARVLGHPSAEMLNQRNRPSEAWRLGVLCEAVMCSRSKRLLVPRLSDLSKSSP